DNA from Alnus glutinosa chromosome 2, dhAlnGlut1.1, whole genome shotgun sequence:
CTTCAATATTGGCCTTCTTTCCGAGTACAAGTTGGGTTTTCCCACCAACCCTTCTTTTGCTTTAGGTTCTTTGTCGTGGGTATGGCTCTCATGACCACCTGTTGTTTAACATGAGAATGATAAGGATACataataggaaaaaaagaaaaatataagaaaaattaattagataaaCCTTCCCTATActgctatttttaaattaatattatttcaatATTTATCCTTTtacaaatatttaaatttaatctagagagagagagagagagagagagagagagagagggagatagagAATCTCGTACGTGAGTGTCGCCGGCCAACGTGCCTCAGGGACATAACTTCTGGAACAAAAAGGAGAACGATGACAAGTACAGAAGCACAAACAAAACCCTTCATGTCGATgatctttctctttttgtttgtgtttgtgtttgtgtttttttttttttttgggtgtgtgtttttcttgagCAAGAAATTAAAAGCTTGAGATCGATCGAGAACGATATTGTGAAGGGAAGAGGAGAGGAGTAGCTGTATATTTAAAGGGGAGCTTGAAAGCAGACGGTATTGAAGCAAATCACAGGCAAGGTCTGTGAGTGATAAGAGAAGGTCACATGAAAGAGGGTGCACACGAAGCTTGCTCACAGGACTCAAGCTTTTGTAGTtctatggaagaagaaaagggatAATGGTGGTGGAAGAATTTACTGAATTAAAAGAGCTTCTTTTACGTGACCTCTGGAGCCATAAATGCAAAGGggttttgtaaattttattgCAACTTTTTGAAGCTTAGGCTAATAAATTAGCTATGTGGTCCGGTATGACCGCCATTAATATTGCTTCTGTATGCGATCGATGCTCTCGATCACTAACGCAGGCAGAACTTGTTTTGGTGTTCACTCACTTGGCTACTGTCGTACGCTACTATATACCATAcaatcaaaatgaaaaatgaccTATACATGTACAGTACCTGCCCAATACCAGGATACCAATTGCGGGTCTTAAGCTTACTTACTACTGTGTGACATGCAGCCATAATCAACTCGATCTTGGATCtgttcttgttaaaaaaaagaaaaaaaaaaagaaaaaaaaaaaaaagaaaaaaaaagaaagggttaGGAATTGGGGTTAAGACTGTTTGGATTGGCATTTTGAGATATTTATAtcataaaaatgtggtatataaaaaaatattacccGGCCAATGAAAAATAGGTATTCAATTTTTGTTACAATTTGCTAATAAACTGATATGGCCGGTAGTCCataatttgtaaaataattaaatgtgTATAGTGAAAAGTTAGtcattaactaattaaataaactgataaaaaatTTTGCTTAATCATTCAATTGATTATGGGCTACACGTTAATTtgtgaaaaatatttattgtaaaACCAGTATTACCCTTCTACCCCTAAAAGTACTCACGTTATATCTAATAAGCTAAGGGTTTAATACCTTTATGGTCCTCGTGgtttaacgactttattttatgctttatgTGGTGCATTTCGTATCGCAGGTAGTATCTCGTTTATAGataaagacgaaaatggtactTCCGTTCAAAAATTGACGAAGGTCAATATCAcatgccttaaaaaaaaacaacacgtGTCCCAATgcataattacaaataaaaaaacttaaaaacccctctttctttttttcctcttttttttttcaaaaacttttttaaaaaaaaaaaattaatgttttttatttttttaagtttttattatttgtatttttaattatacatagggacacgtgtcaattttttgAAGGCATGTGACATAAACTCTTGTCAATTTTTAGACGGAAGTTGGAtggaggtaccatctccgtctttagccataaataAAGTATCATCTACAATACGAAATGATCAAATCAGAGGAGGCAAAAACTAAAATCATTAAACCACATGGAGGTCTGGAGTGTTTAACCCATAACACTTGGTCATCCTATTCTCAATGTTCCGTTTAACATGAAATCTGTAGGGACCTATGATCATAATTGATACCGTCATTTTTTTTACGGCGCATCTTACACAAGCGTCGGGAAAATATGAGCCGAGATGGGTCATCTTTTAGTAGCGACATCATCTGAAGGCTGATATAAGAAGAAATCCTCTCTCCAGAACTTTCGTGATCTGTGTTGCTTGTTTGTAGGAAATGTTGTCGAAACTCCACCGTTAAAAGGAAACAACACATACCATTTTAGATGacataataatgaaaacaaCACATAACATTTTATTAAAACCCACGTCTATAGACGTAATGAACGTAATGAACGGTTAAGGCTCATTACAAAAATCAATCTCATAATATTTATACTTAATGAGTTGTGGACTTATGTAGTTACTTTCTTCTACCTACCAAACATCTTGGTACTGTCTTGCAGATTAGCAGGTTGCCAGGCCATAGAGTGAGAAATTTGCTGGAATGGAGATGCTAAGTGAATGGCTTGCATAGTTGCATTGTTAGGTTTGCTTAGATAAATTTAGTTGTTTAACTTTATAGAAATGTCTGTTTGGAGGCTCAAAGTCTATAACTAATGATACATATTTATGTTTAAAGATTTAGAGTTAGAATtctcatattattttattctgcTTTCTGCTATAATATACTCTGATAATTAGTGTAGCATAGTAGATTAAGGAAATTACAAGTTAATTGGCTTGAAAACATTACAAGTGACACTCCAtgttaagtaaatataattatttaatttttggggaATTACACAAAAGCA
Protein-coding regions in this window:
- the LOC133859275 gene encoding uncharacterized protein LOC133859275, whose translation is MKGFVCASVLVIVLLFVPEVMSLRHVGRRHSRGHESHTHDKEPKAKEGLVGKPNLYSERRPILKRKGPDTLQIAGSSLPDCSHACGSCSPCRLVMVSFVCASLEEAETCPMAYKCMCNNKSYPVP